Genomic DNA from Thermofilum sp.:
TGCTGGCGTTAAGGATAGCAGCTTTGACGTGCTCACGTATATCGACTTTAAGCTCGCAGCTGGTGAAGGTTTCGACATCGTCGTGGGCACAGAGGCGCTCATGCTTCCCACCTTTGTCTTAGGGGCCAGGGCCTTCATACCCGGGATGTCCAACTACCTGCCCGAGCTCGTTTACGAGCTCTTCAAAGCCCTCGAAAGCGGAGATCTAGAGAAAGCGAGAGCGCTCCAGTTTCGCGTGAACAATGTGAGGAGGAGGCTCCACAAGCTCGGGTCTCCCATTGTTCTCACATATCTGCTGCTCGAGGTGAGAGGCGTAAGGGCTGGCCTGCCGCGGAAACCATTCCTTCCTATTAGCGGAGAGGCGGCTGTGAAGATCGCTCAAGAGCTAGAGCCTTTTCTTAAGCGCTGAAAACTCAACCTAACTTTGTTAGGAACCAGCTTTATTAACAGCTGGAGGTTCTTATCCTTGATGAGCAAGAAGATATCGACCCCTCTGGCTATCGTCATAGCCATTGTTGTCATAGCGCTTGTGGGGTTTGCGGCTTGGTACCTAACCCAGCCTCCCGCCGCTCCGCCGACAACACCAACCACGCCTACTACACCTACGACTCCTGCAGCTAAACCCAAGCTGGTCATATGGGGTAGGGCTACCTTCACGCCTCCCCAGATGTACTGGGTTGAGAAGAAGGTTCGGGAGTGGGCGGCTAAGAACAACGTTGATGTCGAGATCACGTGGCTGGCAGTCGCCGACATCGGCAAGAAGCTCATTGCAGCGGTTGAGGCCGGCAACCCGCCTGACCTAGTCATCAACGGCCACCCCGTTGCCATCTTTGCCGAGAAAGGTCTCCTCGTCCCCATCGACGATGTGATCGAGAAGCTGAACAAATCCGATATCTATGAGATCAAGCTGAAGATATGCCAGTTCGGCGAACACTACTACTGCATCCCCACGATGTTCGAAGCCACGTGGCTCCACGTCCGCTGGGATATAGTCGAGAAAGCAGGCGCCCAGGACCTCTTCCCGCTTAAAAGCCTCGACGACTTCTATACAGCTGCTAAGAGGCTGCACCAGGTCGAGCCTGGAGTTTACGGCATCGGCCTCCCGCTGGGGCTAAACGGCTACGACACCTGGTGGACGTTCCTTCACTTCTGGGGTGGCTACGGCGGCGGTATGCTCTCCAGCCGCTCTGTGGCCGGGGTGATCATGGATAAGGAGCCTTACCGCTCTGCACTCAAGAAAGCCTTCGAGATCGAGAGGAGGATCTGGCTTGAAGGCCTCACACCGCCCGACAGCGAC
This window encodes:
- a CDS encoding extracellular solute-binding protein: MSKKISTPLAIVIAIVVIALVGFAAWYLTQPPAAPPTTPTTPTTPTTPAAKPKLVIWGRATFTPPQMYWVEKKVREWAAKNNVDVEITWLAVADIGKKLIAAVEAGNPPDLVINGHPVAIFAEKGLLVPIDDVIEKLNKSDIYEIKLKICQFGEHYYCIPTMFEATWLHVRWDIVEKAGAQDLFPLKSLDDFYTAAKRLHQVEPGVYGIGLPLGLNGYDTWWTFLHFWGGYGGGMLSSRSVAGVIMDKEPYRSALKKAFEIERRIWLEGLTPPDSDQWVDASNNNAYLQGKIVMTMNPASIWYALMTQNPALAAKTKLFLAPVSVDCGDESVFIFKATKYPELAKDLVYYLFADKEDYRKGFCEASGLYALPIFKSQMQVISKDWKAGKYPAFGEDPAAAIEKIKFMETAAFPLGERTSPSETFREGFIWNEMIQRVVIKGEDPDKVIDEYAAKLREEVRRVYGG